The following proteins are encoded in a genomic region of Sebastes fasciatus isolate fSebFas1 chromosome 12, fSebFas1.pri, whole genome shotgun sequence:
- the pbxip1b gene encoding pre-B-cell leukemia homeobox interacting protein 1b isoform X1, with protein sequence MSGGSGANNSWTILAPEETAAETLRPLAEGTKHHEESLTSAAGSEENQPANGAESAEGLPVESHLVSEEKTAELSGDTSTEQHYAVPAVVTDAPVPTTLEVSGSSVPGSDALIQSEGLPEGLAQSSPDPDSFSDSYTHISPSPDDPPALLLSTETLGGGEFTQEEERLAQEGALHPLNGEELQQEEEGSELFPRTTDLRKQADSLVDSEVGEKTGDEAEPEVKRRRSLLAALERIGRTEEEEEGEEEFQLPQRRDDSGFSVNKCILGAVILLGLGTIFLSGVFMDLDEESDYGTMELKDAEVPGKQEWLNPEVPPPPVDADNTELLNKLAEGNPQISVLQAQLQAQKEELKVAKGQAAEGAKARLWWEEVEKENSRLKKEMTSLPVLQKENERMKRELESVPALQKELETLRSTVTELKHPSAASEAAQAPVKPTTSPPSGKPEDSTQVTAGSTETQPKKPRDDQREKKKDVKKDKMDMGEKKEWKESVKSEWKEGEIREQKDGGKAELKKGKQEPGKFDKEKDKEGKQKRHSDETKQWKEKDRKKEKVSRGDEGKPWKDREGKKDRVEKSERKEGKDKDWIKHEKVKEGKQWRGKEEKKDWKVGKDHGEKLKGKEEWKGEKEWRKGKDGLKESEKEKREKKDWKEKGEKKEWKKKDGDWKSKNGKDHSKEGKGKGERKQWEERKNHGKERKGKDERIQWNEKKSKDDKEWRKKDERKKQEEPLKTGVDKDRKDRSSSQKHKDEHKSNSHHGHKEKHLWGDDRKPPHSHSRPSQEQPEYWVQQRDRLQNNPKPAPQCDSLETCAQAEGLLPVPLPEFEAILDTYLAKAEEAGVDGAKREELKKLATEFFKDGVFVHDQTSFQEFVEDLTDILEDMVEGDDDDDNDDDSDTEEEDSAIEEEMEEFEKEVMKKFSLPGAVEKEEKSKGELKKESGRGRG encoded by the exons ATGTCTGGCGGCAGCGGTGCGAACAACAGCTGGACCATCCTCGCTCCTGAG GAGACTGCTGCTGAAACCCTGAGGCCTTTGGCAGAGGGGACAAAGCACCATGAAGAAAGCCTTACATCTGCAGCAG GTTCAGAGGAGAACCAGCCTGCAAACGGTGCAGAGTCTGCAGAGGGGCTCCCTGTGGAGAGCCACCTG GTATCAGAAGAAAAAACAGCAGAGCTAAGCGGAGACACGAGCACAGAGCAACACTACGCCGTGCCCGCCGTCGTCACCGATGCCCCTGTTCCCACCACTTTGGAAGTCTCCGGCAGCTCCGTCCCCGGCAGTGATGCACTCATCCAGTCAGAGGGCCTACCTGAGGGCCTGGCGCAGTCCAGCCCTGACCCCGATTCGTTTTCTGACTCCTACACCCACATAAGCCCGTCTCCTGATGACCCCCCAGCCTTACTGCTGAGCACAGAGACTCTGGGAGGGGGGGAGTTCACACAGGAAGAAGAGAGGCTCGCACAGGAAGGAGCACTGCATCCACTGAATGGGGAGGAGCTacaacaggaagaggaggggtcaGAGCTGTTTCCAAGGACGACCGACTTAAGGAAACAGGCAG ACTCCCTTGTGGATTCAGAGGTGGGTGAGAAGACGGGAGACGAGGCAGAgccagaggtgaagagaaggAGGTCTCTCCTAGCAGCTCTGGAGCGGATCGgaaggacagaggaggaagaggaaggagaagaagagtttCAGCTGCCGCAGCGGAGGGATGACAGCGGGTTCTCTGTGAACAAGTGCATCCTGGGTGCTGTCATTCTGTTAGGCCTTGGCACCATCTTTCTCTCAG GTGTCTTCATGGACCTGGATGAGG AGAGCGACTACGGTACGATGGAGCTGAAAGATGCAGAGGTACCTGGAAAACAG GAGTGGCTTAATCCAGAGGTTCCTCCACCCCCAGTAGATGCTGACAATACAGAGCTTCTAAATAAGTTAGCCGAAGGGAACCCACAGATTTCTGTGCTACAAGCCCAACTTCAG gCACAGAAAGAAGAGCTAAAAGTAGCCAAGGGACAGGCAGCAGAGGGAGCAAAGGCGCGGCTGTggtgggaggaggtggagaaggaaAACAGTAGGTTGAAGAAAGAGATGACATCTCTCCCTGTCCTTCAGAAAGAGAAcgagaggatgaagagagagctggAGTCTGTCCCGGCCCTACAGAAAGAACTAGAAACACTGAGATCCACTGTGACTGAGTTAAAACACCCCTCAG CAGCCAGTGAAGCAGCTCAAGCGCCTGTGAAGCCCACCACATCGCCCCCCAGTGGCAAGCCAGAGGACAGCACGCAGGTCACAGCTGGATCTACAGAGACACAGCCCAAGAAGCCAAGAGATGAccagagggagaagaagaaagatgtGAAGAAAGATAAAATGGACATGGGCGAGAAGAAGGAGTGGAAAGAGAGCGTTAAATCTGAATGGAAGGAAGGAGAGATACGTGAGCAGAAAGATGGAGGTAAAGCAGAATTGAAAAAGGGAAAACAGGAGCCAGGAAAGTTTGACAAAGAGAAAGATAAGGAAGGGAAGCAAAAGAGGCACAGCGATGAGACAAAACAATGGAAGGAGAAAGACcggaagaaagaaaaggtgAGCAGAGGTGATGAGGGAAAGCCGTGGAAGGATAGGGAAGGGAAGAAAGATCGGGTAgaaaagagtgagagaaaagaAGGTAAGGATAAAGACTGGATAAAGCATGAGAAAGTTAAGGAAGGTAAACAATGGAGGGgtaaggaggagaagaaggattGGAAAGTAGGAAAAGACCACGGAGAGAAGCtcaagggcaaggaggagtggaAGGGAGAGAAGGAATGGAGGAAGGGGAAAGATGGCTTGAAGGAAAGTGAAAAAGAGAaacgggaaaaaaaagattggaaagagaaaggagagaagaaagagtGGAAGAAAAAAGACGGTGACTGGAAAAGTAAAAATGGCAAAGATCATAGTAAAGAAGGGAAAGGAAAGGGTGAAAGGAAACAGtgggaagagagaaaaaatcaCGGTAAAGAAAGGAAGGGGAAGGATGAGAGGATACAGTGGAATGAGAAGAAGAGTAAAGACGATAAGGAGTGGAGGAAGAAAGATGAGAGGAAAAAGCAAGAAGAACCGTTGAAGACAGGAGTAGATAAAGACAGAAAGGACAGATCAAGCTCCCAGAAACACAAAGATGAGCACAAATCTAACAGTCATCACGGCCACAAGGAAAAGCACCTGTGGGGAGACGACAGGAAGCCTCCTCACTCTCACAGCCGACCCTCCCAGGAGCAGCCCGAGTACTGGGTCCAGCAGCGAGACCGCCTCCAGAACAACCCCAAACCAGCACCGCAGTGTGACTCACTGGAGACCTGCGCTCAGGCCGAGGGGCTGCTCCCCGTCCCCTTACCCGAGTTTGAGGCCATCCTCGACACTTACCTGGCCAAGGCGGAGGAGGCGGGAGTGGATGGTGCCAAAAGAGAAGAGCTCAAAAAGCTAGCCACCGAATTCTTCAAGGACGGAGTCTTTGTTCACGACCAGACGAGCTTTCAAGAGTTCGTCGAAGATTTGACGGATATTTTGGAAGACATGGTGGAAggagacgacgacgacgacaacGACGATGACTcagacacagaggaagaggataGCGCCATAGAAGAAGAAATGGAGGAGTTTGAAAAAGAAGTCATGAAAAAGTTTTCCTTGCCAGGAGCTgtagagaaagaggagaaatcCAAAGGGGAGTTGAAGAAGGAGAGCGGACGAGGACGTGGCTGA
- the pbxip1b gene encoding pre-B-cell leukemia homeobox interacting protein 1b isoform X2 encodes MSGGSGANNSWTILAPEETAAETLRPLAEGTKHHEESLTSAAGSEENQPANGAESAEGLPVESHLVSEEKTAELSGDTSTEQHYAVPAVVTDAPVPTTLEVSGSSVPGSDALIQSEGLPEGLAQSSPDPDSFSDSYTHISPSPDDPPALLLSTETLGGGEFTQEEERLAQEGALHPLNGEELQQEEEGSELFPRTTDLRKQADSLVDSEVGEKTGDEAEPEVKRRRSLLAALERIGRTEEEEEGEEEFQLPQRRDDSGFSVNKCILGAVILLGLGTIFLSGVFMDLDEESDYGTMELKDAEVPGKQEWLNPEVPPPPVDADNTELLNKLAEGNPQISVLQAQLQAQKEELKVAKGQAAEGAKARLWWEEVEKENSRLKKEMTSLPVLQKENERMKRELESVPALQKELETLRSTVTELKHPSASEAAQAPVKPTTSPPSGKPEDSTQVTAGSTETQPKKPRDDQREKKKDVKKDKMDMGEKKEWKESVKSEWKEGEIREQKDGGKAELKKGKQEPGKFDKEKDKEGKQKRHSDETKQWKEKDRKKEKVSRGDEGKPWKDREGKKDRVEKSERKEGKDKDWIKHEKVKEGKQWRGKEEKKDWKVGKDHGEKLKGKEEWKGEKEWRKGKDGLKESEKEKREKKDWKEKGEKKEWKKKDGDWKSKNGKDHSKEGKGKGERKQWEERKNHGKERKGKDERIQWNEKKSKDDKEWRKKDERKKQEEPLKTGVDKDRKDRSSSQKHKDEHKSNSHHGHKEKHLWGDDRKPPHSHSRPSQEQPEYWVQQRDRLQNNPKPAPQCDSLETCAQAEGLLPVPLPEFEAILDTYLAKAEEAGVDGAKREELKKLATEFFKDGVFVHDQTSFQEFVEDLTDILEDMVEGDDDDDNDDDSDTEEEDSAIEEEMEEFEKEVMKKFSLPGAVEKEEKSKGELKKESGRGRG; translated from the exons ATGTCTGGCGGCAGCGGTGCGAACAACAGCTGGACCATCCTCGCTCCTGAG GAGACTGCTGCTGAAACCCTGAGGCCTTTGGCAGAGGGGACAAAGCACCATGAAGAAAGCCTTACATCTGCAGCAG GTTCAGAGGAGAACCAGCCTGCAAACGGTGCAGAGTCTGCAGAGGGGCTCCCTGTGGAGAGCCACCTG GTATCAGAAGAAAAAACAGCAGAGCTAAGCGGAGACACGAGCACAGAGCAACACTACGCCGTGCCCGCCGTCGTCACCGATGCCCCTGTTCCCACCACTTTGGAAGTCTCCGGCAGCTCCGTCCCCGGCAGTGATGCACTCATCCAGTCAGAGGGCCTACCTGAGGGCCTGGCGCAGTCCAGCCCTGACCCCGATTCGTTTTCTGACTCCTACACCCACATAAGCCCGTCTCCTGATGACCCCCCAGCCTTACTGCTGAGCACAGAGACTCTGGGAGGGGGGGAGTTCACACAGGAAGAAGAGAGGCTCGCACAGGAAGGAGCACTGCATCCACTGAATGGGGAGGAGCTacaacaggaagaggaggggtcaGAGCTGTTTCCAAGGACGACCGACTTAAGGAAACAGGCAG ACTCCCTTGTGGATTCAGAGGTGGGTGAGAAGACGGGAGACGAGGCAGAgccagaggtgaagagaaggAGGTCTCTCCTAGCAGCTCTGGAGCGGATCGgaaggacagaggaggaagaggaaggagaagaagagtttCAGCTGCCGCAGCGGAGGGATGACAGCGGGTTCTCTGTGAACAAGTGCATCCTGGGTGCTGTCATTCTGTTAGGCCTTGGCACCATCTTTCTCTCAG GTGTCTTCATGGACCTGGATGAGG AGAGCGACTACGGTACGATGGAGCTGAAAGATGCAGAGGTACCTGGAAAACAG GAGTGGCTTAATCCAGAGGTTCCTCCACCCCCAGTAGATGCTGACAATACAGAGCTTCTAAATAAGTTAGCCGAAGGGAACCCACAGATTTCTGTGCTACAAGCCCAACTTCAG gCACAGAAAGAAGAGCTAAAAGTAGCCAAGGGACAGGCAGCAGAGGGAGCAAAGGCGCGGCTGTggtgggaggaggtggagaaggaaAACAGTAGGTTGAAGAAAGAGATGACATCTCTCCCTGTCCTTCAGAAAGAGAAcgagaggatgaagagagagctggAGTCTGTCCCGGCCCTACAGAAAGAACTAGAAACACTGAGATCCACTGTGACTGAGTTAAAACACCCCTCAG CCAGTGAAGCAGCTCAAGCGCCTGTGAAGCCCACCACATCGCCCCCCAGTGGCAAGCCAGAGGACAGCACGCAGGTCACAGCTGGATCTACAGAGACACAGCCCAAGAAGCCAAGAGATGAccagagggagaagaagaaagatgtGAAGAAAGATAAAATGGACATGGGCGAGAAGAAGGAGTGGAAAGAGAGCGTTAAATCTGAATGGAAGGAAGGAGAGATACGTGAGCAGAAAGATGGAGGTAAAGCAGAATTGAAAAAGGGAAAACAGGAGCCAGGAAAGTTTGACAAAGAGAAAGATAAGGAAGGGAAGCAAAAGAGGCACAGCGATGAGACAAAACAATGGAAGGAGAAAGACcggaagaaagaaaaggtgAGCAGAGGTGATGAGGGAAAGCCGTGGAAGGATAGGGAAGGGAAGAAAGATCGGGTAgaaaagagtgagagaaaagaAGGTAAGGATAAAGACTGGATAAAGCATGAGAAAGTTAAGGAAGGTAAACAATGGAGGGgtaaggaggagaagaaggattGGAAAGTAGGAAAAGACCACGGAGAGAAGCtcaagggcaaggaggagtggaAGGGAGAGAAGGAATGGAGGAAGGGGAAAGATGGCTTGAAGGAAAGTGAAAAAGAGAaacgggaaaaaaaagattggaaagagaaaggagagaagaaagagtGGAAGAAAAAAGACGGTGACTGGAAAAGTAAAAATGGCAAAGATCATAGTAAAGAAGGGAAAGGAAAGGGTGAAAGGAAACAGtgggaagagagaaaaaatcaCGGTAAAGAAAGGAAGGGGAAGGATGAGAGGATACAGTGGAATGAGAAGAAGAGTAAAGACGATAAGGAGTGGAGGAAGAAAGATGAGAGGAAAAAGCAAGAAGAACCGTTGAAGACAGGAGTAGATAAAGACAGAAAGGACAGATCAAGCTCCCAGAAACACAAAGATGAGCACAAATCTAACAGTCATCACGGCCACAAGGAAAAGCACCTGTGGGGAGACGACAGGAAGCCTCCTCACTCTCACAGCCGACCCTCCCAGGAGCAGCCCGAGTACTGGGTCCAGCAGCGAGACCGCCTCCAGAACAACCCCAAACCAGCACCGCAGTGTGACTCACTGGAGACCTGCGCTCAGGCCGAGGGGCTGCTCCCCGTCCCCTTACCCGAGTTTGAGGCCATCCTCGACACTTACCTGGCCAAGGCGGAGGAGGCGGGAGTGGATGGTGCCAAAAGAGAAGAGCTCAAAAAGCTAGCCACCGAATTCTTCAAGGACGGAGTCTTTGTTCACGACCAGACGAGCTTTCAAGAGTTCGTCGAAGATTTGACGGATATTTTGGAAGACATGGTGGAAggagacgacgacgacgacaacGACGATGACTcagacacagaggaagaggataGCGCCATAGAAGAAGAAATGGAGGAGTTTGAAAAAGAAGTCATGAAAAAGTTTTCCTTGCCAGGAGCTgtagagaaagaggagaaatcCAAAGGGGAGTTGAAGAAGGAGAGCGGACGAGGACGTGGCTGA
- the pbxip1b gene encoding pre-B-cell leukemia homeobox interacting protein 1b isoform X7: MSGGSGANNSWTILAPEETAAETLRPLAEGTKHHEESLTSAAGSEENQPANGAESAEGLPVESHLVSEEKTAELSGDTSTEQHYAVPAVVTDAPVPTTLEVSGSSVPGSDALIQSEGLPEGLAQSSPDPDSFSDSYTHISPSPDDPPALLLSTETLGGGEFTQEEERLAQEGALHPLNGEELQQEEEGSELFPRTTDLRKQADSLVDSEVGEKTGDEAEPEVKRRRSLLAALERIGRTEEEEEGEEEFQLPQRRDDSGFSVNKCILGAVILLGLGTIFLSGVFMDLDEESDYGTMELKDAEVPGKQEWLNPEVPPPPVDADNTELLNKLAEGNPQISVLQAQLQAQKEELKVAKGQAAEGAKARLWWEEVEKENTASEAAQAPVKPTTSPPSGKPEDSTQVTAGSTETQPKKPRDDQREKKKDVKKDKMDMGEKKEWKESVKSEWKEGEIREQKDGGKAELKKGKQEPGKFDKEKDKEGKQKRHSDETKQWKEKDRKKEKVSRGDEGKPWKDREGKKDRVEKSERKEGKDKDWIKHEKVKEGKQWRGKEEKKDWKVGKDHGEKLKGKEEWKGEKEWRKGKDGLKESEKEKREKKDWKEKGEKKEWKKKDGDWKSKNGKDHSKEGKGKGERKQWEERKNHGKERKGKDERIQWNEKKSKDDKEWRKKDERKKQEEPLKTGVDKDRKDRSSSQKHKDEHKSNSHHGHKEKHLWGDDRKPPHSHSRPSQEQPEYWVQQRDRLQNNPKPAPQCDSLETCAQAEGLLPVPLPEFEAILDTYLAKAEEAGVDGAKREELKKLATEFFKDGVFVHDQTSFQEFVEDLTDILEDMVEGDDDDDNDDDSDTEEEDSAIEEEMEEFEKEVMKKFSLPGAVEKEEKSKGELKKESGRGRG; the protein is encoded by the exons ATGTCTGGCGGCAGCGGTGCGAACAACAGCTGGACCATCCTCGCTCCTGAG GAGACTGCTGCTGAAACCCTGAGGCCTTTGGCAGAGGGGACAAAGCACCATGAAGAAAGCCTTACATCTGCAGCAG GTTCAGAGGAGAACCAGCCTGCAAACGGTGCAGAGTCTGCAGAGGGGCTCCCTGTGGAGAGCCACCTG GTATCAGAAGAAAAAACAGCAGAGCTAAGCGGAGACACGAGCACAGAGCAACACTACGCCGTGCCCGCCGTCGTCACCGATGCCCCTGTTCCCACCACTTTGGAAGTCTCCGGCAGCTCCGTCCCCGGCAGTGATGCACTCATCCAGTCAGAGGGCCTACCTGAGGGCCTGGCGCAGTCCAGCCCTGACCCCGATTCGTTTTCTGACTCCTACACCCACATAAGCCCGTCTCCTGATGACCCCCCAGCCTTACTGCTGAGCACAGAGACTCTGGGAGGGGGGGAGTTCACACAGGAAGAAGAGAGGCTCGCACAGGAAGGAGCACTGCATCCACTGAATGGGGAGGAGCTacaacaggaagaggaggggtcaGAGCTGTTTCCAAGGACGACCGACTTAAGGAAACAGGCAG ACTCCCTTGTGGATTCAGAGGTGGGTGAGAAGACGGGAGACGAGGCAGAgccagaggtgaagagaaggAGGTCTCTCCTAGCAGCTCTGGAGCGGATCGgaaggacagaggaggaagaggaaggagaagaagagtttCAGCTGCCGCAGCGGAGGGATGACAGCGGGTTCTCTGTGAACAAGTGCATCCTGGGTGCTGTCATTCTGTTAGGCCTTGGCACCATCTTTCTCTCAG GTGTCTTCATGGACCTGGATGAGG AGAGCGACTACGGTACGATGGAGCTGAAAGATGCAGAGGTACCTGGAAAACAG GAGTGGCTTAATCCAGAGGTTCCTCCACCCCCAGTAGATGCTGACAATACAGAGCTTCTAAATAAGTTAGCCGAAGGGAACCCACAGATTTCTGTGCTACAAGCCCAACTTCAG gCACAGAAAGAAGAGCTAAAAGTAGCCAAGGGACAGGCAGCAGAGGGAGCAAAGGCGCGGCTGTggtgggaggaggtggagaaggaaAACA CAGCCAGTGAAGCAGCTCAAGCGCCTGTGAAGCCCACCACATCGCCCCCCAGTGGCAAGCCAGAGGACAGCACGCAGGTCACAGCTGGATCTACAGAGACACAGCCCAAGAAGCCAAGAGATGAccagagggagaagaagaaagatgtGAAGAAAGATAAAATGGACATGGGCGAGAAGAAGGAGTGGAAAGAGAGCGTTAAATCTGAATGGAAGGAAGGAGAGATACGTGAGCAGAAAGATGGAGGTAAAGCAGAATTGAAAAAGGGAAAACAGGAGCCAGGAAAGTTTGACAAAGAGAAAGATAAGGAAGGGAAGCAAAAGAGGCACAGCGATGAGACAAAACAATGGAAGGAGAAAGACcggaagaaagaaaaggtgAGCAGAGGTGATGAGGGAAAGCCGTGGAAGGATAGGGAAGGGAAGAAAGATCGGGTAgaaaagagtgagagaaaagaAGGTAAGGATAAAGACTGGATAAAGCATGAGAAAGTTAAGGAAGGTAAACAATGGAGGGgtaaggaggagaagaaggattGGAAAGTAGGAAAAGACCACGGAGAGAAGCtcaagggcaaggaggagtggaAGGGAGAGAAGGAATGGAGGAAGGGGAAAGATGGCTTGAAGGAAAGTGAAAAAGAGAaacgggaaaaaaaagattggaaagagaaaggagagaagaaagagtGGAAGAAAAAAGACGGTGACTGGAAAAGTAAAAATGGCAAAGATCATAGTAAAGAAGGGAAAGGAAAGGGTGAAAGGAAACAGtgggaagagagaaaaaatcaCGGTAAAGAAAGGAAGGGGAAGGATGAGAGGATACAGTGGAATGAGAAGAAGAGTAAAGACGATAAGGAGTGGAGGAAGAAAGATGAGAGGAAAAAGCAAGAAGAACCGTTGAAGACAGGAGTAGATAAAGACAGAAAGGACAGATCAAGCTCCCAGAAACACAAAGATGAGCACAAATCTAACAGTCATCACGGCCACAAGGAAAAGCACCTGTGGGGAGACGACAGGAAGCCTCCTCACTCTCACAGCCGACCCTCCCAGGAGCAGCCCGAGTACTGGGTCCAGCAGCGAGACCGCCTCCAGAACAACCCCAAACCAGCACCGCAGTGTGACTCACTGGAGACCTGCGCTCAGGCCGAGGGGCTGCTCCCCGTCCCCTTACCCGAGTTTGAGGCCATCCTCGACACTTACCTGGCCAAGGCGGAGGAGGCGGGAGTGGATGGTGCCAAAAGAGAAGAGCTCAAAAAGCTAGCCACCGAATTCTTCAAGGACGGAGTCTTTGTTCACGACCAGACGAGCTTTCAAGAGTTCGTCGAAGATTTGACGGATATTTTGGAAGACATGGTGGAAggagacgacgacgacgacaacGACGATGACTcagacacagaggaagaggataGCGCCATAGAAGAAGAAATGGAGGAGTTTGAAAAAGAAGTCATGAAAAAGTTTTCCTTGCCAGGAGCTgtagagaaagaggagaaatcCAAAGGGGAGTTGAAGAAGGAGAGCGGACGAGGACGTGGCTGA
- the pbxip1b gene encoding pre-B-cell leukemia homeobox interacting protein 1b isoform X8, with amino-acid sequence MSGGSGANNSWTILAPEETAAETLRPLAEGTKHHEESLTSAAGSEENQPANGAESAEGLPVESHLVSEEKTAELSGDTSTEQHYAVPAVVTDAPVPTTLEVSGSSVPGSDALIQSEGLPEGLAQSSPDPDSFSDSYTHISPSPDDPPALLLSTETLGGGEFTQEEERLAQEGALHPLNGEELQQEEEGSELFPRTTDLRKQADSLVDSEVGEKTGDEAEPEVKRRRSLLAALERIGRTEEEEEGEEEFQLPQRRDDSGFSVNKCILGAVILLGLGTIFLSGVFMDLDEESDYGTMELKDAEVPGKQEWLNPEVPPPPVDADNTELLNKLAEGNPQISVLQAQLQAQKEELKVAKGQAAEGAKARLWWEEVEKENTSEAAQAPVKPTTSPPSGKPEDSTQVTAGSTETQPKKPRDDQREKKKDVKKDKMDMGEKKEWKESVKSEWKEGEIREQKDGGKAELKKGKQEPGKFDKEKDKEGKQKRHSDETKQWKEKDRKKEKVSRGDEGKPWKDREGKKDRVEKSERKEGKDKDWIKHEKVKEGKQWRGKEEKKDWKVGKDHGEKLKGKEEWKGEKEWRKGKDGLKESEKEKREKKDWKEKGEKKEWKKKDGDWKSKNGKDHSKEGKGKGERKQWEERKNHGKERKGKDERIQWNEKKSKDDKEWRKKDERKKQEEPLKTGVDKDRKDRSSSQKHKDEHKSNSHHGHKEKHLWGDDRKPPHSHSRPSQEQPEYWVQQRDRLQNNPKPAPQCDSLETCAQAEGLLPVPLPEFEAILDTYLAKAEEAGVDGAKREELKKLATEFFKDGVFVHDQTSFQEFVEDLTDILEDMVEGDDDDDNDDDSDTEEEDSAIEEEMEEFEKEVMKKFSLPGAVEKEEKSKGELKKESGRGRG; translated from the exons ATGTCTGGCGGCAGCGGTGCGAACAACAGCTGGACCATCCTCGCTCCTGAG GAGACTGCTGCTGAAACCCTGAGGCCTTTGGCAGAGGGGACAAAGCACCATGAAGAAAGCCTTACATCTGCAGCAG GTTCAGAGGAGAACCAGCCTGCAAACGGTGCAGAGTCTGCAGAGGGGCTCCCTGTGGAGAGCCACCTG GTATCAGAAGAAAAAACAGCAGAGCTAAGCGGAGACACGAGCACAGAGCAACACTACGCCGTGCCCGCCGTCGTCACCGATGCCCCTGTTCCCACCACTTTGGAAGTCTCCGGCAGCTCCGTCCCCGGCAGTGATGCACTCATCCAGTCAGAGGGCCTACCTGAGGGCCTGGCGCAGTCCAGCCCTGACCCCGATTCGTTTTCTGACTCCTACACCCACATAAGCCCGTCTCCTGATGACCCCCCAGCCTTACTGCTGAGCACAGAGACTCTGGGAGGGGGGGAGTTCACACAGGAAGAAGAGAGGCTCGCACAGGAAGGAGCACTGCATCCACTGAATGGGGAGGAGCTacaacaggaagaggaggggtcaGAGCTGTTTCCAAGGACGACCGACTTAAGGAAACAGGCAG ACTCCCTTGTGGATTCAGAGGTGGGTGAGAAGACGGGAGACGAGGCAGAgccagaggtgaagagaaggAGGTCTCTCCTAGCAGCTCTGGAGCGGATCGgaaggacagaggaggaagaggaaggagaagaagagtttCAGCTGCCGCAGCGGAGGGATGACAGCGGGTTCTCTGTGAACAAGTGCATCCTGGGTGCTGTCATTCTGTTAGGCCTTGGCACCATCTTTCTCTCAG GTGTCTTCATGGACCTGGATGAGG AGAGCGACTACGGTACGATGGAGCTGAAAGATGCAGAGGTACCTGGAAAACAG GAGTGGCTTAATCCAGAGGTTCCTCCACCCCCAGTAGATGCTGACAATACAGAGCTTCTAAATAAGTTAGCCGAAGGGAACCCACAGATTTCTGTGCTACAAGCCCAACTTCAG gCACAGAAAGAAGAGCTAAAAGTAGCCAAGGGACAGGCAGCAGAGGGAGCAAAGGCGCGGCTGTggtgggaggaggtggagaaggaaAACA CCAGTGAAGCAGCTCAAGCGCCTGTGAAGCCCACCACATCGCCCCCCAGTGGCAAGCCAGAGGACAGCACGCAGGTCACAGCTGGATCTACAGAGACACAGCCCAAGAAGCCAAGAGATGAccagagggagaagaagaaagatgtGAAGAAAGATAAAATGGACATGGGCGAGAAGAAGGAGTGGAAAGAGAGCGTTAAATCTGAATGGAAGGAAGGAGAGATACGTGAGCAGAAAGATGGAGGTAAAGCAGAATTGAAAAAGGGAAAACAGGAGCCAGGAAAGTTTGACAAAGAGAAAGATAAGGAAGGGAAGCAAAAGAGGCACAGCGATGAGACAAAACAATGGAAGGAGAAAGACcggaagaaagaaaaggtgAGCAGAGGTGATGAGGGAAAGCCGTGGAAGGATAGGGAAGGGAAGAAAGATCGGGTAgaaaagagtgagagaaaagaAGGTAAGGATAAAGACTGGATAAAGCATGAGAAAGTTAAGGAAGGTAAACAATGGAGGGgtaaggaggagaagaaggattGGAAAGTAGGAAAAGACCACGGAGAGAAGCtcaagggcaaggaggagtggaAGGGAGAGAAGGAATGGAGGAAGGGGAAAGATGGCTTGAAGGAAAGTGAAAAAGAGAaacgggaaaaaaaagattggaaagagaaaggagagaagaaagagtGGAAGAAAAAAGACGGTGACTGGAAAAGTAAAAATGGCAAAGATCATAGTAAAGAAGGGAAAGGAAAGGGTGAAAGGAAACAGtgggaagagagaaaaaatcaCGGTAAAGAAAGGAAGGGGAAGGATGAGAGGATACAGTGGAATGAGAAGAAGAGTAAAGACGATAAGGAGTGGAGGAAGAAAGATGAGAGGAAAAAGCAAGAAGAACCGTTGAAGACAGGAGTAGATAAAGACAGAAAGGACAGATCAAGCTCCCAGAAACACAAAGATGAGCACAAATCTAACAGTCATCACGGCCACAAGGAAAAGCACCTGTGGGGAGACGACAGGAAGCCTCCTCACTCTCACAGCCGACCCTCCCAGGAGCAGCCCGAGTACTGGGTCCAGCAGCGAGACCGCCTCCAGAACAACCCCAAACCAGCACCGCAGTGTGACTCACTGGAGACCTGCGCTCAGGCCGAGGGGCTGCTCCCCGTCCCCTTACCCGAGTTTGAGGCCATCCTCGACACTTACCTGGCCAAGGCGGAGGAGGCGGGAGTGGATGGTGCCAAAAGAGAAGAGCTCAAAAAGCTAGCCACCGAATTCTTCAAGGACGGAGTCTTTGTTCACGACCAGACGAGCTTTCAAGAGTTCGTCGAAGATTTGACGGATATTTTGGAAGACATGGTGGAAggagacgacgacgacgacaacGACGATGACTcagacacagaggaagaggataGCGCCATAGAAGAAGAAATGGAGGAGTTTGAAAAAGAAGTCATGAAAAAGTTTTCCTTGCCAGGAGCTgtagagaaagaggagaaatcCAAAGGGGAGTTGAAGAAGGAGAGCGGACGAGGACGTGGCTGA